A part of Gossypium hirsutum isolate 1008001.06 chromosome A07, Gossypium_hirsutum_v2.1, whole genome shotgun sequence genomic DNA contains:
- the LOC107955562 gene encoding ABC transporter B family member 15, with product MEEGKRKANMADKKMSGKDIGNIVKKNKNGSISSIFMHADGVDMCLMVVGFIGAVVDGTVGPLIIYLTGRMFNSVGGANEASSVGILVHDVREVALYVVLSACGGWVGSFLEGFCWTRTGERQATRMRTRYLKAVLRQDVGYFDLNVTSTAEVVTSVSNDSLIIQEVISEKVPNLIARGSTFIGTYIAAFLTLWRLALVIFPSVLLLVVPSLIYGKILLSLARKIRVEYNKASTIVEQAISSIRTVYAFVGENKTTTEFSEALQGSLKLGLRQGLAKGLAIGSNGITFAIWAFITYYGSRMVMYHGAQGGTIFIVGTCIATGGQQLGTSLSNLKPLSEACSAAERINEVIRRTPKIDVDNMEGEILDNILGEIEFKQVEFAYPSRPESIIFKNFCLKIPAGKTVALVGSSGSGKSTVISLLERFYDPLGGEILVDGVSINKLQLKWLRSQMGLVSQEPTLFATTIKENILFGKEDAGMEEVIEAAKASNAHNFISQLPQGYDTQVGERGVQMSGGQKQRIAIARAMIKAPKILLLDEATSALDSESERIVQQALNEASVGRTTIIVAHRLSTIRHADLIVVVKDGQVMEMGSHDELMVNENGFYPMLVQLQQTEQVKVQDKGNKDLSTNNSAYITNTEINITSSRRLSLPSRTSSANSVAPDHASLVGEMNVENKKTSAPSFRRLLALTLPEWKQATLGCLSAILFGAVQPLSAFTMASMISIFFLTDHGEIKEKIKVYALSFLGLSLFSLIINIIQHYNFSYMGEHLTKRIREKMLSKVLTFEVGWFDQDENSSGTVCARLEKDATVVRSLFGDVVSLLVQTISGVTIACAMGIFIAWRLAIVMIVVQPLIILSMYTKMVILKKMSVKARKAQQESSKLAAEAVSNHRTITAFSSQNQIMKMLQAAQEVPRKENVRQSWFAGLGLGSAQLLTVCIMAFDFWYGGKLISQGYITAKALIETFLILVSTGVVIAQAASMTSDMAKSAEVVRSLFAILDRCTRIEPDESSGYLAQEITGCVEICDVEFAYPARPNVSILKDFSISIEAGKSTALVGQSGSGKSTVISLIERFYDPVKGVVKIDGRDIKSYNLRSLRKHIALVSQEPTLFSGTIRENILYGAPDKIEESEIIEAAKAANAHDFIAGLVDGYDTWCGDRGLQLSGGQKQRIAIARAILRNPAMLLLDEATSALDSKSEKVVQEALERVMVGRTSVVVAHRLSTIKNCDLVVVLDKGKVVEKGNHSSLLAKGPTGAYYSLINLQSRAHNST from the exons ATGGAGGAAGGAAAACGAAAGGCCAATATGGCAGATAAGAAAATGAGTGGTAAAGATATTGGAAACATTGTTAAGAAGAATAAAAATGGATCTATAAGCTCCATTTTCATGCATGCCGATGGTGTAGATATGTGTTTGATGGTTGTAGGCTTCATTGGAGCTGTTGTAGATGGCACTGTTGGACCCTTGATTATATATTTGACTGGTCGTATGTTTAACAGTGTTGGCGGAGCTAATGAAGCTTCATCTGTTGGTATTCTCGTCCACGACGTTCGCGAA GTTGCTCTGTATGTTGTTCTGAGTGCGTGTGGGGGATGGGTTGGGTCCTTCCTAG aaGGATTTTGTTGGACAAGAACCGGTGAAAGACAAGCTACGAGAATGAGAACAAGGTATTTGAAAGCTGTTCTAAGGCAAGATGTAGGCTACTTTGATTTGAATGTAACAAGCACAGCTGAAGTAGTCACAAGTGTTTCCAATGACAGTCTCATAATTCAAGAAGTTATTAGTGAGAAG GTACCAAACTTAATAGCAAGAGGTTCTACATTTATTGGAACTTACATTGCAGCTTTTCTGACCCTATGGAGATTAGCCCTTGTGATTTTCCCTTCTGTTTTGTTGTTGGTGGTTCCTAGTTTAATATATGGGAAGATTTTGCTAAGTCTTGCAAGGAAGATTAGGGTGGAGTACAATAAGGCCAGCACAATAGTAGAACAGGCAATATCTTCTATAAGGACAGTTTATGCCTTTGTTGGTGAAAACAAAACCACAACTGAATTCTCTGAAGCTCTACAAGGATCCTTGAAGTTAGGGCTGAGGCAAGGGCTGGCTAAAGGCTTGGCCATTGGAAGCAATGGCATTACTTTTGCTATTTGGGCTTTCATTACCTACTATGGTAGCAGAATGGTCATGTACCATGGAGCTCAGGGAGGAACTATTTTCATAGTAGGCACCTGCATTGCTACTGGTGGACA ACAACTTGGTACTAGTTTATCCAACCTGAAGCCTTTATCTGAAGCATGTTCAGCTGCCGAACGAATAAATGAAGTGATAAGAAGAACCCCAAAAATAGATGTGGATAACATGGAAGGGGAAATTTTGGATAATATTTTAGGAGAAATTGAATTCAAGCAAGTAGAGTTTGCATACCCTTCAAGACCTGAAAGCATAATTTTCAAGAACTTTTGTCTCAAAATTCCTGCAGGAAAGACTGTGGCCTTGGTGGGTAGTAGTGGATCAGGAAAATCAACTGTGATATCATTGTTGGAAAGGTTTTATGACCCACTTGGAGGGGAAATACTTGTTGATGGGGTTTCTATTAATAAATTGCAGCTCAAGTGGTTAAGGTCACAAATGGGGTTGGTGAGTCAAGAGCCTACATTGTTTGCAACAACCATTAAAGAGAACATACTTTTTGGAAAGGAGGATGCTGGAATGGAAGAGGTTATTGAAGCTGCTAAAGCTTCCAATGCCCATAACTTCATTTCTCAGTTGCCTCAAGGATATGACACCCAG GTTGGCGAAAGAGGGGTTCAAATGTCTGGTGGACAGAAACAACGAATTGCTATAGCAAGAGCCATGATTAAAGCACCCAAAATCCTCCTACTAGATGAGGCAACAAGTGCATTAGACTCTGAATCTGAACGTATTGTGCAACAAGCTCTTAACGAGGCCTCCGTTGGACGCACAACTATCATCGTTGCACATCGtctttctaccattagacatgcAGATTTAATTGTTGTCGTCAAAGATGGTCAGGTCATGGAAATGGGGTCACATGATGAATTAATGGTCAACGAAAATGGCTTCTATCCCATGCTAGTGCAACTTCAACAAACAGAACAAGTAAAAGTCCAAGACAAAGGAAATAAAGATTTATCTACGAATAACTCCGCTTACATAACAAACACGGAAATCAATATTACAAGCAGCCGTAGACTTTCTTTACCCAGTCGGACAAGTTCAGCCAACTCTGTAGCACCAGATCATGCTTCACTAGTTGGAGAAATGAATGTTGAGAATAAAAAAACATCTGCACCATCTTTTAGGAGATTGTTGGCCTTGACTTTACCAGAGTGGAAACAAGCTACTCTGGGATGCTTAAGCGCAATTTTATTTGGTGCAGTGCAACCACTTTCAGCCTTCACAATGGCGTCAATGATATCAATATTTTTTCTCACAGATCATggtgaaattaaagaaaagataAAGGTTTATGCTCTGAGTTTCCTTGGGCTTTCGTTGTTTTCTTTGATAATAAATATTATCCAGCATTACAATTTTTCTTACATGGGAGAGCACCTGACAAAGAGGATAAGAGAGAAGATGCTTTCAAAGGTGTTGACTTTTGAAGTTGGGTGGTTTGACCAAGATGAAAATTCCAGTGGCACTGTTTGTGCTAGGTTAGAGAAAGACGCTACTGTG GTGAGATCTTTATTTGGTGATGTAGTGTCTCTCCTTGTGCAAACCATCTCGGGTGTAACTATAGCTTGTGCGATGGGCATATTCATTGCGTGGAGACTTGCCATTGTCATGATTGTTGTCCAACCGCTCATCATCCTTAGCATGTACACTAAAATGGTTATACTTAAAAAAATGTCTGTGAAAGCCAGAAAAGCACAACAAGAGAGTAGCAAGCTTGCTGCAGAGGCAGTTTCCAACCACAGAACTATTACTGCCTTCTCATCTCAAAACCAAATCATGAAAATGTTGCAAGCAGCCCAAGAAGTTCCAAGAAAAGAGAATGTTAGACAATCTTGGTTTGCAGGTCTAGGACTTGGTTCAGCTCAATTGCTTACTGTTTGTATTATGGCCTTTGATTTTTGGTATGGTGGAAAACTCATATCTCAAGGATATATCACTGCTAAAGCCCTTATTGAAACATTCCTCATTTTGGTTAGCACCGGCGTTGTAATTGCTCAAGCTGCAAGCATGACATCGGACATGGCCAAGAGCGCCGAGGTTGTTAGATCTTTGTTTGCGATATTAGACCGCTGCACAAGGATCGAACCTGATGAATCTAGTGGTTACCTTGCACAAGAAATTACAGGATGCGTAGAAATCTGTGATGTTGAGTTTGCATATCCGGCTCGACCTAATGTGAGCATTTTGAAAGATTTCTCAATTAGCATAGAAGCCGGGAAATCAACAGCATTAGTGGGACAAAGTGGATCTGGTAAATCAACCGTCATTAGTTTAATTGAGAGATTTTATGATCCAGTAAAAGGAGTTGTGAAGATTGATGGTCGAGATATCAAGTCATACAACCTCAGGTCATTGAGGAAACACATAGCACTTGTTAGTCAAGAACCAACACTATTTTCTGGAACAATAAGGGAAAACATTCTATACGGAGCACCTGATAAAATCGAAGAGTCCGAAATCATTGAGGCAGCCAAAGCAGCAAATGCACATGATTTCATAGCAGGTCTAGTAGATGGTTATGATACCTGGTGTGGAGACAGAGGTCTGCAACTATCTGGGGGCCAGAAGCAACGGATCGCCATAGCCAGAGCCATATTGAGGAACCCAGCAATGTTATTGTTAGATGAAGCAACCAGTGCACTTGACAGTAAATCTGAGAAAGTGGTGCAAGAGGCATTAGAGCGAGTGATGGTGGGAAGAACTAGTGTTGTTGTTGCACATAGGCTGAGCACCATTAAAAACTGTGATCTTGTTGTTGTGTTAGACAAAGGGAAGGTGGTGGAGAAAGGCAACCATTCATCTTTGTTAGCCAAGGGGCCAACAGGAGCTTACTACTCTTTGATTAATCTACAAAGTAGAGCACATAATTCTACTTAG